The following are encoded in a window of Solibacillus sp. FSL R7-0668 genomic DNA:
- a CDS encoding metallophosphoesterase — protein MGVITIIALACIVLALHMWKQANENNVRVHEVTSVGTGEPVQLFFISDTHARKINDKMLRKIKGQVDAVIIGGDFVDHRTTEHTVLANIQRLKKLGPLYFIWGNNDIEFEESRLRALFLKHNVTVLENEAVKIGKEQSFSLCGVTFSPNLQQVKAAFHSCDLNKTAFVAHNPELFSKVHKHFKPLLSIGGHLHGGQIRIFGWGLQPHGYFKQKGRSFELVSNGYGTTLLPIRLGAKPECHVIKIRFEQNQTNVEN, from the coding sequence CAATGAAAATAACGTTCGAGTACATGAGGTAACATCTGTAGGAACTGGAGAGCCTGTGCAGCTCTTTTTTATTTCAGATACACATGCTCGCAAAATTAATGACAAGATGCTGCGCAAGATCAAAGGGCAAGTGGATGCTGTAATCATCGGTGGTGATTTTGTCGATCATCGCACTACGGAGCATACCGTGTTGGCAAATATTCAACGTTTAAAAAAGCTAGGACCTCTTTATTTTATTTGGGGCAATAATGATATTGAATTTGAAGAGTCAAGATTACGCGCATTATTTTTGAAACATAATGTTACCGTGCTGGAAAATGAGGCAGTGAAAATTGGAAAAGAGCAAAGTTTTTCGCTATGCGGAGTGACCTTTAGCCCTAATTTGCAACAGGTGAAAGCGGCATTTCATTCGTGTGATTTAAACAAAACAGCTTTTGTTGCGCATAACCCGGAGCTGTTTTCAAAAGTACACAAACATTTCAAACCACTGCTGAGCATCGGTGGTCATTTACATGGTGGGCAAATTCGTATTTTTGGCTGGGGTCTACAGCCACATGGTTATTTTAAGCAAAAGGGTCGTTCTTTTGAGTTAGTAAGCAATGGCTATGGCACAACATTACTCCCTATTCGATTAGGGGCGAAACCAGAGTGTCATGTCATTAAAATAAGATTTGAGCAAAATCAAACGAATGTCGAAAATTAG